In one window of Zingiber officinale cultivar Zhangliang chromosome 11A, Zo_v1.1, whole genome shotgun sequence DNA:
- the LOC122032258 gene encoding actin-related protein 2/3 complex subunit 3: MVYHSSFVDLEAVSKACGCPLLPLKSHIKGPAPVSDPDKIDIVDEAITFFRANVFFKNFDIKSPSDKLLIYLTFYINVALKRLEGCRTLAVGTKAIISLGLEKVPVPGEPGFPFPGLFALPQSQDEADLFRNYLKQIREETSGRLLSCAYRPNGTPNKWWLAFAKRKFMNIVVL, from the exons ATG GTGTATCATTCCAGTTTTGTTGATCTAGAAGCTGTATCAAAAGCCTGTGGATGCCCACTTCTTCCATTGAAAAGCCATATTAAGGGTCCTGCACCTGTCTCTGATCCAG ATAAAATTGACATTGTCGATGAGGCGATAACCTTTTTCCGAGCCAATGTTTTCTTTAAGAATTTTGACATTAAGAGCCCATCCGATAAGCTCCTCATATACTTGACATTTTACATTAACGTGGCTCTCAAACGGCTGGAGGGTTGCAGAACACTGGCAGTAGGGACGAAAGCCATCATTAGTTTGGGTCTGGAGAAGGTCCCTGTACCCGGAGAGCCAGGCTTTCCGTTTCCTGGTCTGTTTGCCCTTCCCCAATCTCAGGATGAAGCAG ATCTATTCAGAAACTATCTGAAGCAGATAAGGGAGGAAACAAGTGGAAGATTGCTAAGCTGTGCTTATAGACCTAACGGCACTCCTAACAAGTGGTGGCTGGCTTTTGCAAAGAGGAAGTTCATGAATATTGTTGTTCTCTAG